The sequence GCGGGGCCAGCGCTGCCTGGCGGGGGCCTGCCTACAGAGCCCGCGGCCCCAGCCCGCCGCTTCAGCCCTCTCGTGGCTTCTCCCGCGCTCGTGCTGGTGTGGGCCGAACTCGCGTCCGCGTCTCTCTGCGTCGGAGCCCGAGGCACGCCAGTCCAGGGGCTGGGTCCTCCCCAAGGCCTGTGGAGGTGGGCCCCAGCCCACCACCACTATATGTGGATTCGGCCAGTCCACCCTCTACCAACCGGGAGGCAAGGGCTCACGTCCCGAGGCCGCCCGTAGGGAGAGGAGTTCAACTGTGAGATCGTGGACAGGAATGAGGGGGCGCGGGGCGTTCAGGGGAGCGGTCTGGGCCCGAAGAGCCCTGCCACACATCTTCACGGCTCTCCTTCGCAACGGGAACCCCCAGCTACCCGCCGCGAGGACCCGGCTCCCGCGCAGAGGAGCGGGCGTTTCGTCTGGAAGAGAGGTCCCCAGAATGGAGTGGAATGGGAGCCGGAATAAATTGGCCGCAGGATGGCTCGCCTAGTGGGCTAGACGTgacattcttttctctcctttctgaaaACTTTTCTCAGGAGCCTTAACTTGGCTGAGGACCCGCCGCGGGTGGCGCGGACTCGGTGGCCCGCCCCTCCGGCCCCTCCCTCGGAACCCCCTGCACCCGCCCTCGGGCCTGGGACGCGCGCGAGTGGCCCCGCGCGCAAGCCGCGCCTTATATCCGCGGAGGGCGGCGCCTGCGCTGGGCCCGGCGCGGCGGCGCGGCCTTTGAAGTCCTGGCGGCTGCGgctttcatcctttcttttttcccttgcaGGCCTCTTTGTGTGACTAAATTTGGCAAGAATATGGATCTGAGCCAGTCTTTCCACGTgtgctcccagctcccagctgaGAAGGCCAAGGGTTCTCTTCCGGGTaaggagacagggagaaagaTCAAAGAGTTTGGGGAGCTGGATCTGAAAtgtgaattgaaaataaaaatcaagcctGGACACATTCCAGTTTCTAAAGCAAAACCAACCCTCAACAGAGTCGGTCTCGCTATaactctttctccctctgctcccttttactctccccctttctaTCCCGCAACCATTCTTGAGcacatggaataaaataaaaaaagaaaacatagggaaacaCTTAGTTCCTCCAGATTTTGTTTTGCAGtaattttattaaggaaaatatctTGTTAATAATTACCGTTACGTGAGGCCGAATTTCTTCAGCCATAAATATTGTCTTATTTCAGTATGCTTCACACTTTCTTCTGCAGCCACATTTGGGAAGAGAACTTAACACAACACGTGTGTATATGTTCATTGTGCATAATGCTGTTTTTTCAACACACCGTACCGTGTACCACATATTTTCTTCCACAAAAGTTAGATTCTGGAGAACCAGtgtaaatactaaatatttttatcaggCACTCACTCTCAATGGCCTCTATGGTTTGAAACCCTTTCATGGGTAGACTTCAGAAATCTTTTCCTACAGCCAGGAAGTGACCAGCCAGAAAGTTTCTCTTCTGGTTAAAAAAACTGTAAGGCCCCTTCTTGAATATGCTTCTTGAACAGTATTCTCTTGTTTTAGAAGTAACTGGTATAAAGAGACAGCTTTGAAAGAGTGTGATGCAGAGTCAGAAACCCTGGGTTGGAGGTGGGTTCTGCCATTCCCTCTCATGCTGTGGTGACCTCAGGCAAGCCATTTAACCTCTCCCAGACtcaatttcctttctgaaaaatgGATGTAATAATTGTCTACTTGACAAGATAGTTGTTAGAATTCAGTGAGgtaataatatatgtgaaagtaaGGTGTTATTATTAGTCCATGAAGCAAAGAGGATTCTTGAGGAGACCTGTTGCAAAACAGAAAACTTCTAAAGCACTAGGAATTTTTACCACAGGAGCAAATGGGGATGGTTTCACACTGGCACATCAACGGCTGTGACCATCTCCATATCTGCTACAGTGGTATAGTTACAAACGCACCAAAGTCACCTTAGCGTTTGTTACCCAGACTGAGTGTGATGAGCTAAAGAACACTCCAGGAAGCGAGGGAATGTGCCGCATGCTTAGGATGGGCTCTTAATGAATTGATAAATGGGTGAAGAAACATGACACTAAAAATAGAACACTTTTTTGTGAGGCATTTGACACAGCTTACAATAACTCTGTGAACAGTCTTTTTAATGTGATGGCCTGTAGTGTATAAGTGGATAaagtatttgaaacaataaaagcAATATGAATACAGGAGGGTAACCAGAAAGGTATATAAGAGGTGTTTGGGGGGACTGTAATTCCCACCAGAATTTATGTGTCAGAATAGGATGTGATTACATATCTCAGACTGAGGTATCTCAAGTTTACAAGGCAGTAAAGATTATGGCTTGGGCTGGGTGTGAAGTCACCGGAGTACCACATGTGTAGAACTTAGGGCTTTTAGTTGAGTGTGCTTCATGTGTGATGGTTTCTAACCTAAGGTAACCCACCGACAGAGTCATTGCCTTGGCTCCACTTCCGAGCATAACCGTTTCAGTGTGAGCTGTGTACAAAGTGATGAAGCAGGAGCAGGGACTGTTTTCTGTGTTCCATTCTCCGTTTACGGTGGCCCAAGGCTACCTAGGTGCAGAATCCTCGTGAGGTATTGCGTCATTTTTGGCAGCAGTACTCAGATTTTGCGAATAGTGTTGAAGGGACTGTATGGCATTTGGGGTGAGGGCACTTAGGAGGCACCTTCTGTTTTTAACATATCTTTCCCCAAATATCCCAGATTAGAAGTAAATGCTGATCAAGTTTACTGGTCAATTTTagtcctccctttctctcttctctacaGATGCagccattttgaaatttattcttgGAGGAAAGAGGAACATGGATCACAGCACTGAGGGTTCTTACCTATGTGTGGGAGTGGAGGGCAGTGAGGAAGCCCTGAAAACACTCAAGGAAAACCCGGGCCGTCTGTTGAAGAAAATAAACTCTCTGAAGGGGGAGGCATGGCTGaaggattttcttatttttataaatctgtTTTCTCAGTGGCTGTGGTAATGGAGGTGTTTCTTAGATGATGGTAAGTGCACCTCCTAAGATGGATGGCCTCTGTAATCTCAGGCTTCCTGGGCTGTAGGAGCAGGGCCCTGGGCTCTGTCAGCATTGGGCCAGTGCCTAATCCCTGGTTTGAGGCCAGAAGCCAAAGCCACAACCTTCTTGCCTGAAGGCAAGAGCACTACCAACAGAGCCATATGGAGATTAATGCAGAACAAGGTCATTAGTCTCCTTGTTGATCTAGTTACTCACAGCACAGATTTGTGTAAATTTCAACTGCAGTGGTCACAGCCTGCCTTTGATGTGTGTAATCTGTACATTTTAGTGCTGGGGAAAGTGCCTGACTGACAGGAACTACAGCCAATGCCCAGAAAGCACGTCTGCACAGGCACAGTGAAGCACAGAGTTGAACAATTTTCCAGTGAATTCCATCAAAGTAAATAAACCACCTGGAGGGTCAGGATTgagcctcttttcttttcttttttttttaatcatgatatgacttttggggggggggtgtcctTGTGATTGCTTTGTATTTGCTTTCATTTGAAATCAGGTACCTACTTTAAACCTTCATTTGTCTCTCAGAGGAAGACGGACTTTTAAAGTACTTCTGTCCATAAAAACAGACTTATTGTGTGGAGTTACCTagattaatatatacatttatccaAGACACAGCTTCTAGTTCTTTCCTTAACTCTTGTCTTATGTGGATAGCTATGCTCAGTCTCACAGTTAGCAACTATGGGAGTTATTCAGAAGGTAGACAGAGACGATGCAAATAGTTTAGGCCACAAAATTGTCATCTGGTCCAACTAAACAGTTTCTTTGGCAAAAATAGAGCTAATTTGCCTGATCCGAATTTGACTTAATTGGTCCTGTAATCCCACTCTGCCAATTACAGATCTCAAGTCTACTTCCCTCAGGTGAAATTGGCAGAAAGCAAGGAACAGAGACAAATTACTAATCTAGGAAGTTCGACAGTGATTTCTGACTGCCAGTTTAGATAACTCTACAGACTCCCAAATGTATTTTGAGATTTGATTTATCCAAATATTTGACCTTTGCTGTTCAAATTCTCTGGATAATTTTTAGATTCTTTTACTTTGTATTGCAGGAACAGCAAATCTCCAGTGGCTGAGTCAGATAGACCTCCTAAGATCTCTCTTGCACTactgcagtagcctcctaactggtctccggCTTCCGCTCTTGCTGGGTTCCACACATGCCCACAACAGTCCATGAGTCATAGAGCAGCCAAAGTTATCCTTGAATATTTCCTAGTTGTGTGGGCTTCCAAGTCGCTATGGGAACAGGCTTCTGGCCCTCCTAGTTTACTGCTCTCCTGCTGTCCCTCCAGTATGTaaagctcacacacacacacacacacacacacacacacacacacacctgtcagTCCTTTACTTGCTGAATCTGACCAGAAGCTCCCAGCCAGGTAGATATTTGTAGGACTCACTCCATCACTTCATGTTGCTGCTCAGATGACAGCTCCTTCACAGGCCTTGTTTTCTAAAAGATAGCtcacccccaccacaccccaaTTCTGGGTGCTCTTCGTTCTTTGACAGGCTTCATCTTTCTTCACTGTCACTGCCTGACATATttatacttatttgtttgttcattaccTTTCTCTCCTGCTAGAACATAAGTTCCATGAGAGTAGGGACTTTTTTTGTATCCCTATTGCCTACAACAGCCCTTGGTGCACAGAAAATATACTAGATATGTGTTGAATAATGAATTAAGATAGGCTTTGCATccacagtttcctcacctataataCCTCCCTATGGAAGATTACATGTATCAGATACAAaattgcctggcatatagtataAACACTGAGTAGGAAGTAACTATAATTGTGTATATCAACACTGCCGATAGAAAGAGAATGCAagtcacatatataattttaaattgaaaagctGGAACAAAACAGGTTAAATTTTAATGatgtatttcatttaacccaAATATCCAAAGTATTACCATTTTAGCATGTAACcgttataaaaatttattaatgaaagatttttgcattctttttttcatattgagATTTTGAAATTTGGTATGTCATTTATTTATGGCACTCTCAGTTTGTACTAGCACATTTCTCCACCTTAGCAGCACACATGGCTAGAGGCTACCATCTTAGATAGTGCAGCTGTAGTTGATGAGCCCTTTAATGACAAGTTTTTGTCTGATTCATCTTTGTAGGCACCTTGCTACGATAGTTCCTTACACAATTCTCTTTAAACAGTAGATGATCCAAAATGTATcaatattataatacattgtTATATACTATTTTTCATGGCAACTATAGACATTCAACTTCATTGGAGGGTGAAATAAGTTTTTGTGAACTAGCTGAAGATTATAATACTCATCTTAA comes from Rhinolophus ferrumequinum isolate MPI-CBG mRhiFer1 chromosome 5, mRhiFer1_v1.p, whole genome shotgun sequence and encodes:
- the LOC117022360 gene encoding uncharacterized protein LOC117022360, whose amino-acid sequence is MLLPGAGAETHTHTQPDPSLFPARISAWLGRSLSRRSPSLRRAGLSKQRAAPLGFARPRGGGRPELGCVRGSGRVPTAPRPESAQPRSLLRALPRRPLCVTKFGKNMDLSQSFHVCSQLPAEKAKGSLPDAAILKFILGGKRNMDHSTEGSYLCVGVEGSEEALKTLKENPGRLLKKINSLKGEAWLKDFLIFINLFSQWLW